A genome region from Sander vitreus isolate 19-12246 chromosome 21, sanVit1, whole genome shotgun sequence includes the following:
- the chrm3b gene encoding muscarinic acetylcholine receptor M3: MNLNSSSDGFHFLTNSSPGMRDQPDTTIIGGSYQELAILSDNVGGWKQHNVSHVSWQGGNFTDSPVNRTLLLPAEEFDPLGGHTILQVILIVFLTGSLSLLTVVGNILVLVSFKINKALKTVNNYYLLSLAFADLTIGTLSMNLYTTYLIMDQWALGPVICDLWLAIDYVASNASVMNLLVISFDRYFSVTRPLTYRAKRTTKRAMTMIGLAWSISFILWAPAILFWQYIVGERTVQPNECYIQFLSEPIITFCTAIAAFYLPVTIMAFLFWKIYQETEQRVKDMEGLKGSGSGNRPSQAQNQGTMQRQMSSQSCSSYELNQLASEKKNKDNVSIQGGTGSRGRCGAFCFQFSSLLPGRHASKRSVNTTTTTVGEAEQSSCDSFNNNEVGASGDQSGSEDEADGADPSKSPTAITIKDAAMAKRFASKAKTEISKRKNEKKANEKKAARTLSAILFVFIMTWLPYNIMVLVNTFCQDCIPETLWALGYWLCYVNSTINPMCYALCNKTFRTTFRDILMCQWDQKKNNPHFQQRKAVAFKKKDPM; this comes from the exons ATGAACCTGAACTCCAGCTCTGATGGTTTCCACTTCCTTACCAACAGTTCTCCTGGTATGAGAGATCAGCCTGATACTACCATCATAG GTGGCTCTTACCAGGAGTTGGCCATATTATCTGACAATGTTGGTGGGTGGAAGCAGCATAATGTCAGTCATGTCTCATGGCAAGGAGGAAACTTCACTGATTCACCAGTCAACAGGACATTACTGCTGCCAGCAGAGGAATTTGACCCTTTAGGAGGACATACTATCTTACAG GTCATCTTAATTGTCTTCCTCACTGGATCGCTTTCTCTTCTCACTGTTGTTGGCAACATCCTAGTGTTGGTGTCATTCAAAATCAATAAGGCACTGAAGACAGTGAACAACTACTACCTGCTAAGCCTAGCATTTGCTGACCTTACAATTGGCACACTTTCAATGAACCTGTATACCACCTACCTCATAATGGACCAGTGGGCTCTGGGGCCAGTGATCTGTGACTTGTGGCTTGCAATAGACTATGTGGCCAGTAACGCCTCAGTCATGAACCTGCTTGTTATCAGCTTTGACAG GTATTTCTCTGTTACCAGACCTTTGACATACCGGGCCAAGCGTACAACAAAGCGAGCAATGACCATGATTGGATTGGCCTGGTCCATCTCTTTCATTCTCTGGGCCCCAGCCATCCTGTTCTGGCAGTACATTGTGGGTGAGCGGACAGTCCAGCCCAATGAGTGCTACATCCAGTTCCTGTCCGAGCCCATCATTACATTCTGCACTGCTATAGCTGCGTTCTACTTGCCAGTAACTATTATGGCATTCCTGTTTTGGAAGATCTATCAGGAGACAGAGCAGCGTGTTAAAGATATGGAAGGTCTCAAGGGATCTGGGTCAGGTAACCGCCCAAGCCAGGCTCAGAATCAAGGAA CCATGCAGCGCCAAATGAGCTCTCAAAGCTGCAGCAGCTATGAACTAAATCAGCTGGCttcagagaagaaaaacaaggacAATGTCAGCATACAAGGAGGAACGGGAAGCAGAGGGAGGTGTGGCGCATTCTGCTTCCAGTTTTCATCACTGCTGCCAGGTCGCCATGCATCCAAGAGGTCGGTCAACACCACGACAACTACAGTGGGtgaagcagagcagagcagctgTGACAGCTTTAACAACAATGAAGTTGGAGCCTCTGGGGACCAGTCAGGTTCAGAGGATGAAGCTGACGGAGCAGACCCATCAAAATCTCCAACAG CCATCACCATAAAGGACGCAGCGATGGCCAAACGTTTTGCCTCTAAGGCCAAGACAGAGATCAGCAAGCGTAAGAatgaaaaaaaggcaaatgAAAAGAAGGCAGCACGGACACTCAGTGCCATCCTCTTCGTCTTCATCATGACGTGGCTACCATACAATATCATGGTGTTGGTCAACACTTTCTGTCAGGACTGTATTCCCGAAACTCTTTGGGCACTGGGCTACTGGTTGTGTTATGTTAACAGCACAATCAACCCAATGTGCTATGCCCTGTGTAACAAGACCTTCCGGACAACTTTCAGGGATATCTTGATGTGCCAGTGGGATCAAAAGAAGAACAATCCTCATTTTCAACAGAGGAAGGCTGTGGCTTTCAAGAAAAAAGACCCAATGTAG